GTTATGACACGCCAAGTTTAAGGGCGTCCAAaatatttagtatttaagttaagagaatttgaaatagtggtatattgtcaaagtaaattatgtagtcagtacatttatcactcgaaaagatggcaccatacctttggcctacccTCGACTAGAtagcgatactttttgacatttaacaaatttaacacatatcagtaaaaaaaataaggatcaaagtcaaatggcgttataaaagtgttaatcatttgtgtcgaaagatggcagtaaatgtactgactacataatttactttgacaatattcctctagtctaaattctctatGGTATTAAGAAACCATACTGGTATCAATTACATTGCTGTTTAAATTTCATCTACTGGTGTCTTTAATTTTCTAATTGTTTACCAGTTgagaaagaaaaaaaaccggacaagtgcgagtcggactcgcccaccgagggttccgtacttttttagtatttgttgttacagcggcaacagaaatacatcatctgtgaaaatttcaactgtccagctatcacggttcgtgagatacagcctggtgacagacagacggacggacggacggacagcggagtcttagtaatagggtcccgttttaccctttgggtacggaaccctaaaaagaggcTCTTCTAAAGACTTTTGGCCAAAACTGTTCATGAATAAATGTTATGATACTTATGAATAAAAACGTAAGGAATCTATGTAAATGCTTAACCTAACCTTAACTAAGGGTAAAAAACCGGTGGACTGTgcagtcgccgtcagatatatcgaagcggccGAGAAGCTCAAAAATATCAGTACACGCACTCTAATGCCTTCAAAATAGAGGAGTGTTAAGATActtatttgtgagcaccttggccgctccaatatttcggatggcgactgtacaccaCGTATGCTGTGGAGAAAAAACTCACATGTAGTCACAAAAGTCCACTACCACGTTAATACTAATATCAAGCCAAAAAAATGTCCTACCAACTACATATATCCATTTATAACATTCGCAAGTGTTCTATGAGTCAAACCAATACGAAAGTAACACTCACCTATCCAGTTGCCAAAAGCCATTTATCACTAAAGGCCATGGCCATAATGTAGAGCAGTTTCATAAGCTCATTCTGAAGTATTGAGCATACTCCTTTACGTGGCTCACCCGGCTTCAGGCGGTTGCTACAAAATGTCAAAACCTTAGTAACGCCACACTGTGCCATGTTAACAAAGAAAcgagttcgcattgcactttaatATTTAAACTCTAGGTATACTTATCTTAGACATGATTCACAAACAATCTTCAACACGGACattccttataatatttataatatagttacgtaaaatacataggtatataacaCGTGGACTTTGTGACTACATGGTGTAATGACACACAATGTTAATTTAGATATTTCGCAGTGCAATATTAGAAAACTGACGATAACCTGAAAGAATATGTGGATCATCAGTGACAACGAGCGGTGCGCGTTAAATGATTAAACTATAGGCGCGTAACTAAAACTCAAGTCCTAAATAGATTAATTTAACACGGGGCAAACTAACCCATAAGAATTTCTGAGTAAAAAACAAAATTCCTAACTTGACAATTAATCCACAAAACAACCTAAACTATTGGTGAAGTACATGGAGTACAGTGAGTAGAGTGGAAAAGGTAATCATTTAAATCGGAAAATAGGATGGTACCTGGACGCTGTAGAAGGGGCCGACAATGTGCACGGTGGTGTCGTGGTCCTGCGGCGGCTGGCCCTGCTGCTGCGGCTGTTCGGGCAACTTGATGAGCGAGCCGGTGACGCGCTGCAGCTCGCGCACGTTCTGCCCGCCCTTGCCGATGATGCGCCCCACCTGCGACGACGCCACCACGATCTCCACGGTCAACCGCACGTCGTCTGACCCCGACATGAACCCTTCCTCCCGCATTTTCTCAAAGATAAGGTATTGAGCCTGCAAAGTGATAAAGCTCCACTTTATACATGTACATCGAACAGACTTCTTGTGTATAAGCATATCAGAGGCAAGCAGCCTATTTGACATTTCATTGATCAATTAcgtgattaaataattatacaagtacctattataataataatctcAAGTCTTAAGCATCATATGTTTGATAAAGTTCCTCAATATATAATGATGAGGAATAACACATATTCAGAGAAGGTCAGGGGTCCATTtttcgaacgatattagtctaatattattagtgtgtcgccatggtaacccatacgatttgacagtttgtggactaataatattagtctaataccgttcgagaaatgggccccaggttTCTCTCTGTGCAACAGTGAAAGCAAGGCTCACCTTCCACTGAGCCTCCGGGCTGCCGACGATGGTGACCTTGCGCTCGGGCTGCGCGTTGTTCTGGCCCTCCACCTGCTTGTCCTGCTCCAGGGGCGCGATCTTCACGGACGCGTTGCTGAACCGGATGATGTTGCGAATGTGAGAGCCCTTCGTGCCGATTATGGCACCCACCGCGTTGTTAGGGATGTACAGGTACGTGGTCTCCTGTTCCGCCAACATATTAAGAATAAGATAAGGAAGAAAGGCCTGACTAAATTTTTATACATAGGATAAAACAGTGAGAATCAAGGCACACAGCCGTCATTAAAAACATCTGAACAACAAACACAGGATCAATAGGATTGTGTTAACACATTGAGTGCCGGGCTGTTCGTATAGTCACTTTCCTCTACAAAGGTGGAAAACGCTAGGATAGGCTACGAACGTAGAGCTAATTTTGGCAAAGAATGTGTTAATCTTtttcaatagggtattttcctactagtcaaatcagttacctttttagaactgtcaaaacgatttgctaatatggaatttatatgaaacattacattgtGACAttacggtcaactcacctactttttatatttctatccgttttattaaatagaacttgtgtttaaaaataactcctatctgcgtttttctaataattatctggtgctttatttcatgcatggtgtaaaataatttattttaaatactgtATTATACCCTATTGTAACAGTaatgcatttgttttgtttcgttcgattataaacaaaataaatttgatattttatacaTACAAATACGACAATATCCTATTGGTGCGCAAATTCCTCTGCAAAATTTTCTTGTACGGTGGTGGTTCatataaaaatatctaaacTGAATCCACGTCATTTGTTTCGAGTACGCAACTACATTGCTACAGTAAGAAGCGAAACCAAGAGTTCAAAAGTACAGGGCTTGTCAGGGTTTGTCCAAACCTGGCAAATGCGCCGCATTCTATTGGTGAACTATTTGGAATAGtataactacctacctacagtaaagggccataaagtttgcacatcggaatttcggcttcgtagagcgttgtctctttcattctcgttgcctccaatattctctttctaaataccgatgtgcaaactttatggccctttactgtactcGCATTATGATGTAGTGAGAATCGTTGTCGAGATGATACCTGCGAGTCACCAGCCCCCTGCTGCGCGCCGCCCTGGCCAGCCATGGGAGCGTAGATGGGCGGCGGGAACGGCGGCGTGGCGCCGCAGAAGCCGCCGCGCCCGGTCGACATCATCGCCATGGGGTGTAGACCCGGGAACATTATGCTTTGAGGCGCCAGCACCTAATAAACCAAAATAATAATCTACCTATTACAGTACTAAAATAGATTTGCCTTTAGACAGTTTCCACTTTTGCCGATGCAGCGAGATTTGAAGTTAAGATATTGTGGAGGAAATTTGAGTTTGGAGGGTTACTGTTTGGTTATTGGCGGCCATTTCTGATCGGACTAATGCAGTTCCGCTTTAACAAATGTAGGGAAACTCCTTTACTAGGCACTATGTATTACCTGCAAATCATTTTCATAGCTCTGGCGCAACTTTGCTGAAATTTGTGACTCCGCCTTTGCCATATTTTCAATGGTTCCCTTCACAGTTATGATACGTTCGAGGTTGAAACTGTTGATGTCATTGATAGAGGACACCGTGATCTTTGTGTCGGTTTCCTGCATGATTCTCTTGATTGTAGTGCCGCCTTTTCCTATAATGCGCCCAATTAAATTATTATGCGCTAGGATTTTCAGCGATATTTCCCTGTAAAAAATTGACCAAATATTATTTTACGAATAACATAACACGCATCTTTCAAAAGTCACAATTGTATTATCAGGTTACCCCTTATTTGTGTTGTTGGCCTCCTGCTGCATGACCTCAAGTATTCTCTTGCATGCATTAGTGCAGTTTTCAGGGTTGCCATAGATGGTGATGGCCTTCTCGAGGGAGCCGACATTGTCCTTGCGGTGCACGTCGACGCGAGCGCGGCTCTGCTGCGTGATGAGCCGGATAGTGCTACCCTGGCGGCCGATGATGGCGCCCACCATGTCGCTCTGCACCAGCAGTCGCAGCGGGAAGTCCGTGGGCCGTGAGCCGCCGCCGctagcgccgccgccgccgcggccgCCACCCGGACGCCCGCGTCGTCCACCTCGCGCATTTTGCTCTGCCGCCTCCACTTTCATACGACTTCCTTCCAACTCGTAACCGTTCAAACCGTTGATGGCCCTGAAACAATTAAGTTAACGTGATCAAGACTTGCAGCATGGAATATTTAGTAAATACATTTGCTTTATGTGACAAAATCTCTGCCTTAAACATTGCCTTTGATTATTGGGTTGTGCTCAGATACTTATTTGTTAAGATACACAATCAAGTCATTAAATAATTAGATAGGTATTCCATCTGAAATTTGACATAACTTTGCACGACATCTCACTTATTCCCTACATGATTCGTGTATGACCCGCCGCCCCTGAGAACACATCGCCGTTATAGTACACGGGTGCTAAAAATAATACGAGTAGCTAGGCCGCTTTTAGTACACGTAACATAATTTCGATGCGCGGCTATGCCTCGTATAGTGCCAGCCAACAATAGgcaatttaatattattaattagttaTCGTTAACGTAACTTTCGTTTCTACGTAAACACCTGCTTTTTCAGCATGGCACATACAGATTCAAAAGCAACACGCCATGTGCACGCACGCCCATTAGAAAACTTCACACTATAATTTGCAAAGTAAACATAAAAATGATGGTAGTCACTTATCACTAGGAAATATTGTCGAGTAACCGAAATAACCGTAAGTAACTGGCAGATAGCCCGGCAGCTTCTCGTAGAAACTTCGCTCTGATCTTCAATATTTTTGTTTGCCGATGCTAGAATACTAGATTCCATTCAACATTAAAAATGTGCATGCATGTATTACTAccttcataataattatatacacGTGCGTTTCTACAATTACATATATCGGGAATAGCACCAAAACCCATCTCCATCCAAGATTATCCTGATTACGGTGCAATACCAAACCAACACCGAATGCAAAGATAGTATAGTTAGCTCGCTGAGGCGGCCATCTGTCATTATACATTTCTAAGAAAAACTGCAAGAGGTTAAATGGTTATTAAGCTGCACTGCAGAACAGAGGGGCCGCGTCAGTGTAGCTGCCGAATAAGTCCCTATGTTCCTTAGTTTTTAAAACACCTAATTCCACGAAACCGACTGcttatacagtaattttattgtaagtaattaaaatacatgaagCTTGAAAGTCaatatacttattataaaagtaaaaggtaaaattataaaagttttataattgttataaattataatgccGCGCGTGGAAGCCGAGTAAACTAGAGTAAGTAATCGAACTAAAGTCAATTTTTAAGTACCTCAAACATGAACTTCGATAACAACTATGATTTTGATCACGATTCAACTAATATTTTTGGAATGTAATAACGTTTTATTTAACCCGATGAACAATTCTGCGGTTATTGTGAAGACAGACATTGTAATGATAGCTTTACTGGAATGTTAATTGCAGAAATAACGACATATGTATTACCAACAAGTCAATCTAAAGACCACAAAGAGCAGTATGAGAATAGCAGCCGACAGAATCATGCAACGTTCGATCGGATCGGATAGAGGAAGAGAAAGTAATAAAAAGCCAAGCATTGCAATGGGTTTAAAACCAGAAATAATGTGCATCCCAGTTAGTTGCATGAAGCGGTGATACTCACTGTTGCGCTTGCTCCGAGGTCTCGAAGGTGATAAACACCGCTTGGGTGTTGGCATCGCGCGAGTTGGCTTTGTCGCAATGTTGCACGTTGCCGTACTGCGAGAGCAGGGCGTCGATGTTGTCGAAACGAATGTGCAGCGGTAGACCACTGATGAGGACCTTGGATGATCGGCTGCGAGAAGCGACATAACCACCAATGTAGACCATTTATTGCTAAACAATCATCAACAAACTATTTTCTTATAAGCATTTTGACCTCAATTCTTTACAATATGGTGTGGAGTGTATGGGGATAAGTTGTGATAATtcaataatatacatatgtatgtatgtatgttgtaATATTAAGCGACATTATT
Above is a window of Cydia splendana chromosome Z, ilCydSple1.2, whole genome shotgun sequence DNA encoding:
- the LOC134804530 gene encoding insulin-like growth factor 2 mRNA-binding protein 1 isoform X1 produces the protein MSDQLKNVSAMNKLYIGNLPVEADDAAVRQLFAEHNLTVAEISVKRGGYAFVDFPDQSAADRAIDKLHGYSYCGLPLIVEPSVANKKSVNVLNLQSSSATQLKDNINECQPGGWSRSSKVLISGLPLHIRFDNIDALLSQYGNVQHCDKANSRDANTQAVFITFETSEQAQQAINGLNGYELEGSRMKVEAAEQNARGGRRGRPGGGRGGGGASGGGSRPTDFPLRLLVQSDMVGAIIGRQGSTIRLITQQSRARVDVHRKDNVGSLEKAITIYGNPENCTNACKRILEVMQQEANNTNKGEISLKILAHNNLIGRIIGKGGTTIKRIMQETDTKITVSSINDINSFNLERIITVKGTIENMAKAESQISAKLRQSYENDLQVLAPQSIMFPGLHPMAMMSTGRGGFCGATPPFPPPIYAPMAGQGGAQQGAGDSQETTYLYIPNNAVGAIIGTKGSHIRNIIRFSNASVKIAPLEQDKQVEGQNNAQPERKVTIVGSPEAQWKAQYLIFEKMREEGFMSGSDDVRLTVEIVVASSQVGRIIGKGGQNVRELQRVTGSLIKLPEQPQQQGQPPQDHDTTVHIVGPFYSVQSAQRRIRAMVAQASAPGRHRRAAQPPPAQQ
- the LOC134804530 gene encoding insulin-like growth factor 2 mRNA-binding protein 1 isoform X3; translation: MAFRMARNRSRSSKVLISGLPLHIRFDNIDALLSQYGNVQHCDKANSRDANTQAVFITFETSEQAQQAINGLNGYELEGSRMKVEAAEQNARGGRRGRPGGGRGGGGASGGGSRPTDFPLRLLVQSDMVGAIIGRQGSTIRLITQQSRARVDVHRKDNVGSLEKAITIYGNPENCTNACKRILEVMQQEANNTNKGEISLKILAHNNLIGRIIGKGGTTIKRIMQETDTKITVSSINDINSFNLERIITVKGTIENMAKAESQISAKLRQSYENDLQVLAPQSIMFPGLHPMAMMSTGRGGFCGATPPFPPPIYAPMAGQGGAQQGAGDSQETTYLYIPNNAVGAIIGTKGSHIRNIIRFSNASVKIAPLEQDKQVEGQNNAQPERKVTIVGSPEAQWKAQYLIFEKMREEGFMSGSDDVRLTVEIVVASSQVGRIIGKGGQNVRELQRVTGSLIKLPEQPQQQGQPPQDHDTTVHIVGPFYSVQSAQRRIRAMVAQASAPGRHRRAAQPPPAQQ
- the LOC134804530 gene encoding insulin-like growth factor 2 mRNA-binding protein 1 isoform X2, which gives rise to MSNSVEQQFSELNLSQEDHDQIFEQDDSQDLSRSSKVLISGLPLHIRFDNIDALLSQYGNVQHCDKANSRDANTQAVFITFETSEQAQQAINGLNGYELEGSRMKVEAAEQNARGGRRGRPGGGRGGGGASGGGSRPTDFPLRLLVQSDMVGAIIGRQGSTIRLITQQSRARVDVHRKDNVGSLEKAITIYGNPENCTNACKRILEVMQQEANNTNKGEISLKILAHNNLIGRIIGKGGTTIKRIMQETDTKITVSSINDINSFNLERIITVKGTIENMAKAESQISAKLRQSYENDLQVLAPQSIMFPGLHPMAMMSTGRGGFCGATPPFPPPIYAPMAGQGGAQQGAGDSQETTYLYIPNNAVGAIIGTKGSHIRNIIRFSNASVKIAPLEQDKQVEGQNNAQPERKVTIVGSPEAQWKAQYLIFEKMREEGFMSGSDDVRLTVEIVVASSQVGRIIGKGGQNVRELQRVTGSLIKLPEQPQQQGQPPQDHDTTVHIVGPFYSVQSAQRRIRAMVAQASAPGRHRRAAQPPPAQQ